The stretch of DNA ATGTATTTTTAGCATGTAAGTTACACatttataatttttgttttgttaTGGATCAATTCACAATCTTAATCTACTATTAATCATTTTTAACCGAAATGATAGCATGACATCGGACACATAAATAATTTTCAAGATACGATATCATTTTCAACGTCATGTCAAGCACTCAAAATAACTAAAgttgaaaaaatataaattagtaAACTAAAACCGTCAATTGAATGATAACTTAGTAAAAATGGAAAGAATGCAAATTACATAttggaaaattttaaattttagaatataaaaataaaaaaacaaataaattttttttccacTAACTTGTTCGATTTTAATTTTGGTCTATTAAGTTTTCAAAATATGATTTAAGAACACTAACTTTTAATTGGGGTTATTTGGTCAAACTACTTACGTAGCACTAAAAAATACTGACATATTATCGAAAAATGTTAGCATAACATCAAAAATCATTGAATTATAACATTATATGTCAGCAATTAGgctaaaataattgaaaattaaaaGCAAATGTACTAAAACCAAACtcaattgtaatgcccggaaatttaatcctagtaatcggtaattattgatttataattagaTATGATTACGAGAGGATTAACCgggacacgaaatgagatttCATATGGATTGTGGACGTGTTGGGCAGAaacgttggcgcccgagcggtagaaaatgaccgcccgagcgccaatgtttaaCAAGGAAATGTTCGGGCAGAGgctgtggcgcccgggcggtagattgtgaccgcccgagcgccaatgtgcaatCCGGAAAGGATTTGGACAGaggatgccgcgctcgagcggtagattattaccgcccgagcgccgaccgagaTTTAAGAAAAGGTGACACGTTTCTCCAACATGCAgcttaggatatatatatacatctttacgttggtttcttcagaaaaatcgagaaaagggtcagaatatatgtgttgaaaatccttacgccttttctgagaaatccgtccgtcagaatttgaatccgacttcagtatcgagttcctagcaacgtaggctacaactggacgtaagttttactacgttttgacatgtcttgaaattatgatattgtcagaattgaatggaactcatatatgttgttcttgacatattaggcatcatataatcgaagtcagattaagaaacggactgattatggaattgttatgaattttaagggtatattgagttataccggatagatttgaattgtgattggattacagattatactggatatgggttatggattgtaacaattatctggtgatgttgtattgacggggatactgaaattgtaccattataccgttgattttgaattaaatccagattgatcagattgttattgatttgaacggTATCTTGACATGAGATTGTTGGTATTGTCAGtatcagacaggctgtgagttgaggacttcgactgagccagacaccgacggaagaaaggtataagtcaatgtggtattgggagatggacttgagtcggtttggacttgggtttctctaaatcacatactttactttattgcattgatatttgcattgaattgatgatatacttgttctcttgattttagatgacaggtagtagacgatttatcttgtgacagaagtgccggatagtggtggtatcgccacggcacattgcacgatgtctcaagataggatattaaagatagaactgcagtccatgacggataggttaggacaccggatgtttggttatatcgagtaatggaatctattacggaattcgatataggaacaccatatttggttatatcgagtaatggaatctattacggaattcgatataggaacaccatatttggttatatcgagtaaagggtattggaattcttctattacggaattcgatataggaataccagggcactagttatatcgagtaatagagattatggttcaatcctttacggaattcgatataggaataccacatctggaaaccgggatccctagactaggattgagtctagtctgaattatgagttatgtcgacagattgatattgattatgtttctgattttgatacatatatctgttacctgattacatgctttatattgttttatatgattgcatgtttcattgatttatactgggattatattctcaccgacatatccggctgttgtcttgtctgtatgtgtacttgacaacaggtgggacaggtccagggtcgaggagatgaagagctagatcgtgattagagtggtggcaccggacttggactagatgtagggttgaacacttgactttagtttttaaaccctagtttgaataaatgtttatgatacaggacttgtattatatatatactgatgtgtatatatgtcttgatttcactacgttccgcatttttaaaaaagaaaaaaattttagatcctgtttttaattgattaattagtcccaattatgattaaaaacttgattagcgtccgggtccccacatcaatAGTCTAAAACCTAAAATTAGATAAGTGAAAAAAACAATTTCTCACAAAACTATCATAATTTCGAGTCTAAATTGGCTATTATCAACTATTTTTtgcattattatatattaattttgcCCCCTTTTATTCACCTAGATACCCTCAAAACAGGTTTACAGATACCATTGCTTTACTTCGCTACCCTACCAACTATGCCACTTTTTGAGTCCTGACAAGCAGGGGATTCTCAAAATTGTATGCAATAGGTCTTTTTGGTACGgagtgagacgagtcaaccatatcgatattcacaataaaaagtaatacttttagcataaaaaataatactttttcatggatgactcaaataagagattcgtctcacgaaatacgactcgtgagaccgtctcacataagtttttgtcaattgGACGAGGAGtcggtcttatgtgagaccgtctcacggattcaatctgtgagacgggacaaccctacccatattcacaataaaaaataatattcttagcataaaaaataatattttttcatggataacttaaataagagatcagtctcacaaatacgacacgtgagaccgtctcacacaagtttttgccttggaCGAGAGGTGTCATATtatatcaaaaaattcaatcttaTTTTCAGATtgtaaattctcaaattttagaaagttgcacgaattttttttaattaaaaatcatatctcgGAAAAATCCCTTTACTATCTTCCTAAATCATCTCTTAGCCAAAATTATATCAAATCATCCACTaaaccaaaccaaaccaaaccaaaccaaacaaTTCCcactttaaaatatatttcacTCAGTCGATTTTCACTCCTCCCCATCATTTCTTCCAATATGGCCACCAAGCTCCAAAAACTACTCTCCCTTGTGCTTTTCTTCACAATCCTCGATCATCCCATCACCACGACGTCTCAAGTCTGCCCGTATCCCTGTAATCCACCGCCCACCGGCCCCGGAGATAATCCCACCGTGGGCACAACGCCACCGGTGTCGACCACTCCTCCGGCCTCTTTCTCCCCTCCATTCTCGACGACTCCTCCGGCTCCAATCGGATACTTCCCTTTCACTCCTCCGTCACCATACTACTACGGTGTCGCCCCACCACCACCGGAGCCTATGGTGCCTTGGTTTCCTTTCTACTACAGAAAGCCACCCCACCAAGACCAGTCTTCATCACTATCCATTAAAGAATCAAGAAACAATCCCCTCgtgtttcttcttcttcttcttttcgcttcttctctcttttgttttcCATTAATCATGTAACcaaatcagtttattttacATGTATGAGATGGGAATTCTTTTATATTCTCTTCAATTGTTGTAAAATTTTTGCAATTTTTTCtctatttttatgcattatGATGTTGAGTAGTAATTTGATTGTTTAAGTCGATGATAAGACCGTTGAAATAGCTCACATTTTAGTTCGCAAAGCTTTGTCTTGTAATAGTTCAATCAGTTGTGTTAATGACGATCTACTCACGTGGTTTGTAAACATTGTATCTCGGGACTTCTCGAATTAAAGTTATTAtagttcattttaaaaaaaaattatttaagtcGATGATCGTGATTGCATCAAAAGTCTTGGAGTTTACGGCAAGTAGTTGTGTCATCATAAATATTGAGAGtaatatatttgtatttttccTTCTTTGTCTTTAATCTTCGATTAGAAATTGACACCTACTCGATTGCATCATCGAGTTTGAATAATTGTACCaactttctttattttattttttgcacATTGAATTTGGCCATTGTCTTTAAGTGGCGACGGCTCATTTGCTATATGACATAATATTGTACTAGAGACCGAAGCACACGCGTTATGTATGAAGTTTGTTAACGATAAACTCGACATGTAGATATTCGAGgcgatgttttttttttttgggatgaaaaattgaattaaaaagtggGGGAAATTTAgctaaattttaataaataaattttgtataaaaaagtAAAATCGAGGATAttcatgaattttaaaaaatgtttcACTAACACACAGAAAATTGGATATTTTAGGAGATttacatttaattaattatatgtaGATATATGGCGCAAATAATATGTAATTCAGAATCAATTTTGGAAATTAATTCTTTTTATAcgttatttactaaattattaTATTGTGTAGACTTATTTAAtagtttatttaaattatatgttTTCATTAGTGGAAGCTGGTGATGTTCAAATATTATAACTAATATATTAATCAGCGGGAGCCTATGATTTGAAATCAACTTTATTTAatggaattttttaaaatttttgtttaataattacAAAGGTGAATTTACATCCGAAGTATCCACTGCTCTATAAAGAGAAGACGAATATTGCaatcttttctttcttttttaataataaaaaaaagacaCGAAAAAGAGTGAAAGGAATTCAActtttttactttttaaaatttttattttattatatataaaagccAAATGAAAAGACTGTAGATGGTATATTTTTCATGTGCGTGTGTCTTATCCTAATAATAAAATTCACACAAAATAGAATATCAGAGCTTCGAGTATGGAAAATTTTGTAGTCAATCAATAAAAACGAATATTATAATTACGAATTTCACACATTTTTATTTGAGTATATCTTTCGTAAAACGGTCTCAAAGAACTTTATCAgttagacgggtcaaccctaccgatattcacaatataaagtaatatttttaacataaaaaataataatttctcatggatgaccaaaataagaaatccgtctcacaaaattcgatctgtgagatcatctcacacaagtttatGCCACACTCTTTTAAATTTAGATagtttttcaattttaaatttagaaatataaagtccttgaaataaaatttcggttttatttaaaaaatgcggctttaaaaaataaatattgaaCTTTTGTTTTCCTCGGATATTCTAGGTTCAAATTTATCGTTTAGGTGTCGATGACTTAAGTTTGAAATGTGTTCTCCGGTTCGGGACCCATCGTCGTATGAAGGAAAGAAAGATAATTATATAGAAAtatatcatccaaatatttcaatCAAATCTACAAGTGTTGAGTTTCAAAAATTTATAATGAAGACAAATatgaattatttataaaattgaatGATTtactatatttatttataattaactCAGTGAAttataacccgtgagaccgtattttgtgagaaagatctcttatttgggtcatatatgaaaaagtattactttttatgctaagagtattactttttattgtgaatatcggtaggattgactcgtctcacaaataatgattcgtgagaccatctaaTAAATGATATACTCTAATTAGTCAATCCGGGCCCAAAACAAGCAAGAGTGATTTATCGAGATTTCGGCTAGGTGGGCCTTATGTGGTGCTATCGAATATTGGACTAGAAAAAGCCCATATGAAGCAAAAAACTTGTTCCTTATTTTACTAATTTTATTATACCTAGAACTCAATTAATTATTAGagtcaaatttaatttttcattaaattatcaaataattaCTCTTTCGGGCTGGATATCGCATTGATTCTAGAGTAAATAGAGGTGTCGAATGGGTCGACACAACTCAATAGAAGCTTGGGGTTTTCGAATTCAACTTCGAATTCAGTTTTAGGTAGGGGTGGACAATCGGATCAAGTTTATTTGACCCGGACTTGAATCCAATGGAGTGCATTTTCAGGTAAGATGTCTGAAAATTaacataatatttattatattatattatattattattttatttgatataaCAATGTTTCAATCCGACTGTATGATTGAACCGTTATTTCAAAATAGATCGGTTCAACCACAAATTCgattataaaaattttattgtttatatcatttTTTAGGGCACCCAGACAATTTGATAATGACCGGATACAAAATTGTATTGGGACATGACACCTTTAAAAAAAAGGGCTTGGGACCTGCGTGGCTGCATCGTGCAGCATACAACGTCcactcataatttttttaaattttttctttagttttttattaattaattacgtGTTAATTTGTATATTTCAGAATAGTTTTTTGAAACggttgaaaaaatatatataaatacctcATTTTATACTATCTAAACTCCACTCTCTCAATTGGTgagatatttattttgaaatatatttttgttattgtgtaTGCCCTTGGTATACCCGAATgtgattatttatataatttgtaAATTagacatatattttaaaatatagaaATATGATGTTGACTGAATAGCATGCACTTGGTTTAAAATGTGCAGAACATCTCTTCAGACATCGTTCTTGACTACCAAATTAAACAGCTCTGAAGTACCATATCCAACTAATACGTACATCCGACCCTTTGATCTTAGGGACTGAGCTTAGTCTCCGAGAGGGCAGAGCGGCTGTCGCATGCTAAGCTCGGCTTTGAGATCTGGAAACTTCTCCAAATCATGGGACTTTGCCAAAACTTTCTGCAACCACAAAAAATAGTGGAATCATTATGGTAGATTCAAATTCAGAGATCAGGCTGTCCAAATAATAACCGAACCAGAGTTCACCATCTGGTGTTTGCAGCAAACAAAAACTGAGATCGCAGTAAAAGATGAATGTGTATTACATCAACACGGCTTGAGATGTTTGTGTAAAACCTCGAGATATCCCCTAATGTATGACCCAAAAGAGGCTTCTAAGCCATCCTTAAGGCCAATGAGGAGTGAAAGCatgtaatttaataaatttaggAATTCATTGCAGTAAATAGGGTGGCAAAACTATTTACGCGGAACGGAAACATAGAACCAAGTGAACAGTTGACAATTTGTACCCACCAGTGCAGCAAGGTGAGCTTCCTGGAGAATATTTCCATCAATCTCTAACCTAGCGATAGGAAACTCCGGCAAATGTCCAGATTGTTTCTTACCAAGCAAATCACCAGGACCACGAAGAATAAGATCCATATTGGCAAGGTAGAATCCATCTGATGATTTCTCAAGCACTTTCAACCGCTTTAAGCTAGAGGTTGTAGATGCTAATAATATGCACTTGGATTTCCTCTCTCCCCGCCCAACTCGACCTCGAAGTTGATGTAATTGAGCAATTCCAAATCTCTCAGCATTCATAACAACCATCATCGATGCATCTGGAACATCCACTCCAATCTCAATCACTTGTGTAGAAAGTAATATATTAGTTGCACCAGACCGGAAACGCCTCAAAGCTTCATCTTTCTCATCACCTTTCATTCTTCCATGTAACAATCCACAACTAAAGCCAGTAAACTTGTTAGAAATAGTTTCAAGATCAGCTGAGGCAGCCCGAAGCTGAGGCAGTTGTTCAGACTGCTCAATCACTGGATAGACAAGATATACTTTCCCACCTTCTTCTAATTCGTCCaacatcatctgcaaaagttcAAGCACTCAATATCTAAAGCATGAAgccaatagttttttttttttttttttttttttataaatgggAAATCACTTCTAATGTCTACCTCTTCGTTCTCAAGAGTCAAGTGCATATCCTTCTTAAGAAAACCAAACACGTAGGTCGGGTTTGTACAACTTTCAGCATTCCAGACACAGAATTTCTTTTATATCTGGACAACGCATCTAATAACGACCATTCCCTGTTTTCTTACTAATTAAAAGTGCAATAAAAGGACGGTTTTTGATTCAATGGAAAGTTGAACTAGGAACAAACTGCTTGGATATGGTTTCAGTTCCGGTTCCTAACATATAGATTCTATTTGGTTGTTTTTTGAACTAATACGAACTCAAATTATTCTTTAAATTTTACCAGTAAAAAAGAAATATAGCAGAACTCATGAAGTAATCAaactaattaaatttatttatttaacaactatgttacaaaataaaatgaatgttaaatttttattaaaaaaataaggttcaatttaatttgtataaatccaGTAGCTTAAATTACGTTAATTAAGTTTATACATACtttaaaaccttaaaacttaATATTAATTTAAGTTTCAGTTTTTCTTACTTCTAATATGAAATATCGGAATCAAACCAAATCAAACCACAAGTCATTGATTCTGATCCTGTTTGAACagttttagtttcgatttataGTTTGAAGGAAATCATGGTCAGGTCTACCCAGAGTGCAAGAAAATAGCATGACTTCTTTATAA from Primulina eburnea isolate SZY01 chromosome 6, ASM2296580v1, whole genome shotgun sequence encodes:
- the LOC140835483 gene encoding uncharacterized protein → MATKLQKLLSLVLFFTILDHPITTTSQVCPYPCNPPPTGPGDNPTVGTTPPVSTTPPASFSPPFSTTPPAPIGYFPFTPPSPYYYGVAPPPPEPMVPWFPFYYRKPPHQDQSSSLSIKESRNNPLVFLLLLLFASSLFCFPLIM